A section of the Hevea brasiliensis isolate MT/VB/25A 57/8 chromosome 17, ASM3005281v1, whole genome shotgun sequence genome encodes:
- the LOC131175579 gene encoding PR5-like receptor kinase — protein sequence MGGDCKPDPPDAGKNKLGLRLGLALDWIYKSLEQGEKIGLFGINDEEENQIARKMILVSLWCIQTNPSNRPSMGKVVEMLQGSIASLPIPPRPTLVSASRSLPRATINSSTSTTGITM from the exons ATGGGTGGGGATTGTAAACCTGACCCTCCAGATGCAG GAAAGAACAAGTTGGGATTGAGGCTAGGATTGGCATTGG ATTGGATATACAAGAGTCTTGAACAAGGTGAAAAGATTGGACTATTTGGGATCAACGATGAAGAGGAAAATCAAATAGCAAGAAAAATGATCCTAGTGAGTTTGTGGTGCATACAAACGAATCCCTCAAACCGTCCTTCAATGGGTAAAGTTGTAGAAATGTTGCAAGGAAGCATTGCATCCTTGCCAATTCCACCCAGACCGACCTTGGTTTCCGCATCAAGATCACTTCCGCGAGCAACGATAAATTCTTCAACTTCAACAACTGGCATAACAATGTGA
- the LOC110660790 gene encoding PR5-like receptor kinase, with product MLSFPVTTDRYEEWCGPFVVDHCKGKEIPKIQFERGTGKWYHLESISPYEKNGIQLSTNISVTDIELQNHLNSKKCESFNNLSLLTLTYASFQIDSSLTTIYKCNHSVDFPEPSFNFISYTKCPDFKIYYPKKDNASIPRPQRNCSIVQLPLNTNNDHDDIFRMLAANFSLNVSIRLDCYHCHLSGGECKECIGEEGNKPPPGPQPPLSPPKRTERHKGSRWKPVGIGCAIVTMIILMVIITLLWHRYNRRKHGSSNFLIFYWKNTQDNESIEAFLKNHGVMAPKRYRYTEVKKMTGSFNDKLGQGGYGSVFNGKLPDGRLVAVKVLKESKSNGEEFINEVASISRTSHVNIVALLGFCFEGSKRALIYEFMINGSLEKYIYKENLLKADRQLGWETIHQIAVGIARGLEYLHRGCNTRIVHFDIKPHNILLDETFCPKISDFGLAKICPRKESIISIMGARGTAGYIAPEVFCRNFGGVSHKSDVYSYGMLVLEMVGGRRNICALVENTSEIYFPHWIFKRLELGEELELDGIGNEEDSRIARRIVLVSLWCIQTDPSNRPPMSRVVEMLQARLESLAIPPKPYLCSPSRSPLRSVESSSPSQHCDS from the exons ATGCTCAGTTTCCCTGTCACTACGGACAGATATGAAGAGTGGTGCGGTCCCTTTGTGGTGGATCATTGCAAAGGAAAGGAAATTCCGAAGATCCAGTTTGAGAGGGGAACTGGAAAATGGTATCATTTGGAAAGCATCTCCCCATATGAAAAAAATGGGATCCAGTTATCGACTAACATTTCGGTTACTGACATAGAGCTCCAGAATCATTTGAATTCCAAGAAATGTGAGTCCTTCAACAATCTGAGTCTTCTCACTCTCACATACGCTTCTTTTCAAATTGACTCCAGTCTAACAACCATATACAAATGCAACCACTCTGTAGATTTTCCAGAaccttcttttaattttattagttatacaAAGTGCCCCGACTTCAAAATCTATTATCCTAAGAAGGATAATGCAAGTATACCGAGGCCTCAGCGTAACTGTTCAATTGTGCAGCTCCCACTAAACACAAACAATGATCATGACGACATATTCCGAATGTTAGCTGCTAACTTCTCTCTTAATGTAAGCATACGGCTTGATTGTTACCACTGTCATTTAAGTGGTGGAGAATGTAAAGAATGTATTGGTGAAGAGGGAAATAAACCACCTCCTGGTCCTCAACCACCTCTGTCTCCTCCAAAAAGGACAGAAAGACACAAAG GATCGCGATGGAAACCAGTAG GTATCGGATGTGCTATTGTCACTATGATAATTTTGATGGTCATCATAACTTTGCTTTGGCATcgatataatagaagaaaacatGGTTCCtccaatttcttgattttctATTGGAAGAACACACAAGACAATGAAAGTATTGAGGCTTTTCTTAAGAACCATGGAGTGATGGCACCAAAAAGATACAGGTACACAGAAGTAAAGAAAATGACAGGGTCCTTCAATGATAAACTAGGCCAAGGAGGTTATGGAAGTGTTTTCAACGGGAAGTTACCAGATGGCCGTCTTGTGGCAGTGAAGGTGTTGAAGGAATCGAAAAGCAATGGAGAAGAATTTATAAATGAGGTTGCAAGCATTAGTAGGACTTCTCACGTCAACATTGTTGCTCTTTTAGGATTTTGTTTTGAGGGTTCCAAACGAGCATTAATCTATGAATTCATGATTAATGGATCTCTTGAGAAGTACATATACAAAGAAAATCTCTTGAAGGCTGATCGTCAATTGGGTTGGGAAACAATACACCAAATTGCAGTTGGTATTGCTCGAGGATTAGAGTACTTGCACCGAGGGTGTAATACAAGGATTGTACATTTTGACATAAAGCCTCACAACATTCTTCTAGATGAAACTTTCTGTCCTAAAATTTCTGATTTTGGTCTAGCTAAAATTTGCCCCAGAAAAGAGAGTATCATATCAATAATGGGTGCTAGAGGGACAGCTGGATATATTGCACCTGAAGTATTTTGTAGAAATTTTGGAGGGGTTTCTCACAAGTCTGATGTTTATAGCTATGGGATGCTAGTGTTAGAAATGGTTGGAGGAAGAAGGAATATATGTGCTTTAGTTGAGAATACTAGTGAGATATATTTTCCTCATTGGATATTCAAGCGTCTCGAACTAGGAGAAGAACTTGAACTTGATGGAATTGGTAACGAAGAGGACAGCCGAATAGCAAGAAGAATAGTGTTAGTGAGTTTATGGTGCATACAAACTGATCCCTCAAATCGGCCACCAATGAGCAGAGTGGTAGAAATGCTGCAAGCGAGACTCGAGTCATTGGCAATCCCACCTAAACCATATTTGTGCTCCCCTTCAAGGTCTCCTCTAAGATCGGTGGAAAGTTCATCGCCCTCGCAACATTGTGATTCTTAG